The proteins below are encoded in one region of Nitrospinota bacterium:
- a CDS encoding glutaredoxin, whose product MAALRILEEKGIKYNLVDLDENPDAAEVIIAALGKRVLPALEYKGRFMDGNRFNKEKFVWELEGLMST is encoded by the coding sequence ATGGCGGCTTTAAGGATCCTGGAAGAAAAAGGGATAAAGTATAACCTTGTTGATTTGGACGAAAATCCGGATGCGGCGGAGGTCATAATCGCCGCTTTGGGAAAAAGGGTGTTGCCTGCTCTGGAGTATAAAGGACGGTTCATGGATGGCAACAGGTTCAACAAGGAGAAGTTCGTGTGGGAGCTGGAGGGACTGATGTCCACCTGA
- a CDS encoding L,D-transpeptidase family protein: MIDTLRHHLRRRAFEAKVRFAVRMSNLQVDNIFRNGREASFARTGALAGGVMTILMAFTVISYAVTPPFGGAKGSLMTAPQPVPAVSLAPPSPETPVDDESVIMKTLPNLSELPAPEKSLPKPDVQSIYTLLVDKTRRELFVLEETQENYKVVTSYPVSLGAEAGDKLERGDLRTPEGLYKVTGVKEQPEIPFQKYGPRAFVLNYPNTLDARLGKTGYGIWIHGSGMGDKTKPTEGCVQLNDSHIIEISRYITNGAPVYIFPGGFEAPVKNGAIQKKVIDPDTLYAIKEWKNKAMAAADKERQGG; the protein is encoded by the coding sequence ATGATAGACACATTAAGGCACCACCTGCGCCGCCGGGCGTTCGAGGCGAAAGTGCGGTTTGCCGTGCGGATGAGCAATCTGCAGGTGGACAACATTTTCCGCAACGGCCGGGAGGCCTCTTTCGCCCGGACGGGCGCGCTGGCGGGCGGGGTGATGACGATATTGATGGCGTTCACGGTCATAAGCTACGCCGTGACGCCGCCGTTTGGAGGGGCCAAAGGATCGCTTATGACGGCGCCGCAGCCCGTTCCCGCCGTGAGCCTGGCTCCGCCATCGCCGGAAACCCCCGTGGATGACGAGTCGGTCATCATGAAAACCTTGCCCAACCTTTCGGAACTTCCGGCTCCGGAAAAATCATTGCCAAAGCCGGACGTACAGTCCATTTACACCCTGCTTGTGGACAAGACGCGTAGAGAACTGTTTGTGCTGGAGGAAACGCAGGAGAACTACAAGGTCGTTACCAGCTACCCTGTTTCGCTGGGAGCGGAAGCGGGGGACAAGCTTGAAAGGGGAGACCTGCGTACGCCGGAAGGGCTGTACAAGGTCACCGGCGTGAAAGAACAGCCGGAAATACCCTTCCAGAAATACGGCCCGCGGGCTTTCGTGCTCAACTATCCCAATACACTGGACGCGCGCCTTGGCAAGACCGGCTATGGCATATGGATCCACGGCTCCGGTATGGGGGACAAGACAAAGCCCACCGAAGGATGCGTCCAGCTAAACGATTCTCATATTATTGAAATCAGCAGATATATAACCAATGGAGCGCCGGTGTACATTTTTCCGGGTGGATTCGAAGCGCCAGTGAAGAACGGCGCCATCCAGAAAAAGGTAATTGATCCGGACACTCTTTACGCCATAAAAGAATGGAAAAACAAGGCGATGGCCGCCGCTGATAAAGAGAGGCAGGGGGGATGA
- a CDS encoding nuclear transport factor 2 family protein: MKARLFSIIFGAALSHALIALTGCQTIGARPGETSFVFGTAAGGKKDGAISNSVTGIKTTSEKDKSLIVIQATAPFDYSSYKLESPLRLAVELSGVTHHMKRPMIPVREGLLDRIHFVSFDRAGKLRVEIGVNALFQYDIKKSGSSIHITIARDNSPEALALEAAKKKIDELTEENKSLRMKLAEQDAAKEEKQAPMIPVVDETEAIINTIARWKGAWEAKDLAAFREFYTPVFEIEGQSTEEWLADKQKKFRRSKDIKIDVADISVKADGDKAAVEFIQKYTSGRYSDTGVKTMAMVKTENGWKIESEKFKPNQ; encoded by the coding sequence ATGAAAGCAAGGCTCTTTTCAATCATATTCGGCGCTGCGTTATCCCACGCGCTTATTGCCCTGACGGGCTGCCAGACGATTGGCGCCAGGCCCGGCGAAACGTCCTTTGTTTTCGGGACGGCGGCGGGCGGGAAAAAGGATGGCGCAATCTCCAACTCGGTCACCGGGATAAAGACCACGTCCGAAAAGGACAAGTCGCTGATTGTCATACAGGCCACGGCGCCGTTTGATTATTCTTCGTACAAGCTTGAAAGCCCTTTGCGGCTGGCTGTGGAGCTTTCCGGCGTTACGCACCATATGAAACGCCCGATGATCCCGGTGCGCGAGGGGCTTTTGGACAGGATTCATTTTGTGAGTTTCGACCGGGCCGGCAAGCTGCGGGTGGAAATCGGGGTGAACGCGCTTTTCCAGTACGACATCAAGAAATCAGGCTCCTCGATCCACATAACCATCGCCAGGGATAACAGCCCCGAGGCGCTGGCGCTGGAGGCGGCCAAGAAAAAAATTGACGAGCTGACGGAGGAGAACAAGTCGCTGCGCATGAAGCTTGCGGAGCAGGACGCCGCCAAAGAGGAGAAACAGGCGCCAATGATTCCGGTGGTGGACGAAACGGAGGCGATAATAAATACCATCGCCCGGTGGAAGGGGGCGTGGGAGGCAAAGGACCTGGCGGCGTTCCGGGAATTTTACACCCCTGTTTTTGAGATCGAAGGGCAGAGCACAGAGGAATGGCTGGCCGACAAACAAAAAAAATTCCGCCGCTCAAAAGATATTAAAATAGATGTCGCGGACATTTCCGTCAAAGCCGATGGTGACAAGGCGGCTGTGGAGTTTATCCAGAAATACACCTCAGGCCGCTATTCGGACACAGGCGTGAAGACGATGGCCATGGTGAAGACGGAAAACGGATGGAAAATCGAGTCGGAAAAATTCAAGCCGAACCAGTAA